The Urbifossiella limnaea nucleotide sequence GGGCGGGGCGAGGTCGAGGTGGGCCGCGAGCATCGGGGCTACGGGCCGTTGCTGGTGTGCGTCGAGCGGGCCGCCACGATGTCGGACAGCTTCACCGTCGCCGACGACTGTCCCGACGGCCGGCGGTACGACACGAACGTGTAATCCGGGTCGGTGTCGCTCGGCAGCACGTGGGTGGAGCCGGCCTGCACCTCGGGCGTGATCGGGTTGTTCGACGAGCGGACCAGCCACCGGCTCGACGGCGGCAGCGAGTACAGCTTCAGTGTGCGGGTGTCGGGGTTGTAGTCAATCTTCTCGGCGACCGGCGGCGGCAGCTCGCGCATGGTGGGCCGGGCCGCGTCGTCCTCGGGCGGCGGGCCGCCGCAGCCGACCATCGCGACTGCGGCGAGCAAAAGAGGCGGGACCGAACGGGTCGTCCGTAACGCCGTCATGCCGGTCTCCTGGCCGGGGGTGGAGAGGGAGTGCGAGTCCCGGGGCGAGCGAACCCGGGGCTGACGTGCCTTGAGTTTAGCACCAACGGCCCCGCCGCGACACCCGAATTCCGCCGCCCCGTCACCGCGGCAGCGCCCGCAAGAGCGCCTCGTCGTCGCGCGGCAGACCCCACACGGTGACGGCGAACGCCAGCGGCCCGGCGTCGGCGGGCAGCCGCAGGATGGCGTTCCAGCCGCCGCCGGTGCGCGGCACCAGCCGCCACTCGGCCCCGGCGGGGGCGTCGGTGATTCCCAGCACCACGGCCCGGTCGCCGTCGGCGGGGAGCACGAGCCGCGCGACGGCCGGCACCTTCACCTCCACGGCCTTCCAGTCCAGGCTCAGTGCCGCGCCGTCGGCGCCGATCGCCCGCGGCTCGCGGGTGGCGACGCCGGCCAGGAACCACGGCTGATACCCGCCCGGCCGCTCGATCACGAAGCGCCGCTCCAGCCCGGCGCCGACGCCGCTCGTCCGCGGGACGGGCGTCTCGGCGACCTTCAGCTCGACGCCCTTCGGCCCCTCGGCGAGGGCGTAGCGGAACGTGGGCCGGCCGCCCTTGTCGAGCGAGAACCCCTCGTAGCGCACGGCGACGGGGCCGTCGTAGATACGGGCGGGTTCGAGCGGGTACGGGGCGCCGAAGGCGGGGTGGTTGGCGCGGGCGGCGAAGTCGGGCGGCACGGCCGGGTTGGCGGTGAGGCCCCACGGGTGGCCGGGCGGGGCGAGCCAGAAGCGCGGCCCCAAGATCTTCGCCGGGTTGCCGCCGCGGTTGTTCCACACCGGCGAGGCGTCCAGGAAGTTGCCGGCCCAGGCGTACGCGAGCCGCGCCTGGTCGGCGCCGAACGCCACCGACACGCCGCCGGGGTAGCCGACGGTGATGCTTTTGGTGCCGGCGTCCGGCAGGAACGTGCGAACGATCTCGGGCCGGTCCTTCACGACGACGATGAGCCCCTTCGGCGGCTCCATGCCGTCCGGCAGCGGCAGCCCCTGCCCGAGCGACAGGTACGCCCAGACGGACTCGGCTTGCAGCTTCGCGTTGCCGCCGTGGACGGTGGCGAGGAGCGACTTCCCGTCCACGAACGCCTGCGGCATCTTGGTGCCAGGGCTCATGCGGAGCGGCTGATGGAGCCAGCGCTCGTACCAGTCGAAGCGGACGCGCTGGTTGATGGTGGCCAGGTCGGGGCCGCGGGTGCCGGTGTTCGGGATGCCGGCGATGTCGTGGCACGAGATGCAGCCCATGCCGGCCTTGCCCACGATCGCCCGGCCGGCGGTGATTTTCTCGGCGCTCAGCGGCACGCTATCGACGGCGTCGGAGGGAACGGTCCCCTCGGTGAGCGCGAGCGTGTCGGGGAGCTTGCCGACGTTGGCGTCGCCGTACTGCGGCATCCGCAGCTGCATCCACGGCCGGACGCGCTGCCCCTGGAGCAGCACGCCGCGCAGCCACGACGTGCGGGCCTTGTGGCCGACTCCGGTGAGCACCGGCGGCCGCACGTCGTCGGCGTTCTCGGCCTTCTCCATCGAGCGGATGAGCTCGGAGAGTTCGACCGGGATGCCGCCCTCGCCGTCGCGGCTGTGGCAGTTGAGGCAGTTGAACCGCCGCAGGCTGACGCGCGTGGCGTGGCTCGGGGCCGGCGACCCGGCGCCGACGAGGCCGTCCTTCACGAAGGCGCCGAGGTCGCGGGCCTCGGTCGGTTCGAGCTTGTAGACGGGGGTGCCGGGGGCGGCCGCGGTCGAGAGGCAGCCCTTGCCGAGCCCCGCGGCCTTCACCTTCTCCAGACTCGGGAACGCGGCCGCGGGCTCGACCACCTTCCCGCCGCTCTGCACGCTGTGGCAGTTGACGCACCCGCGGGTGACGATGACCTCCTTGCCGAGTTCGAGCCACTCGTCGTCGGTCTTCATCACCCCGGCCGGCGGCGCGGGCATTTCGGTAGTCACGGCGTCGTCCACGACGCGGCACAGGTAGCGGGCGATATTCTGGGCCTCCTCGCCGCTGAGGGCCATGTGCGGCATCCGGCCCGACGGGTTGACGGCGACCGGGTTCTGGAGGTAGGCGGCGAGCGTCTCGGGGGTGAACTTGCTGCCGAGCGCCCCGAGCGCGTACTTCCCCGACGGGCCGGTCGTGCCGAGGCCGTACACGTAGTCCGCGGGCTGCAGCGGCTCCTTCTCCTCCTCGTCGTTGCGGCCTTCCTTCTTCTGCAGCGCGGGCGGGTGGCAGGTGGCGCAGCCGGTGACGTGGAACAGGACGCGGCCCTTCTCCATGCTCGCCTTGTACCCCCCGTCGAGCGGGTTGGCCTTGGTCGGGGCGAGTGCCTTGCCGGACAGCGAGACGAGGTAGCGCAGCACCGCGTGCCGCTCGACGGCGCCTTCCGGCGTGTCGGGGAACATCTTGGGCATGGCGGTGTTCGGCCGGTGCTTCGCGGGGTCGGCGAGCCAGCTGTCGAGCCAGCCGGCGTGGGCGCGCTTGCCGACGGCGGTCAGGTCCGGCGCCGCGCGGTCGGCGAGCCCCTTCGCCATCACGTCGCCCGCGGCCGGCTTGTGGCAGCGGACGCAGGCCAGCTCCTCGAAGCGGAAGCGGCCGTGTTCGAGCGCCAGGTCGGCGGCGAGCGCGGCGGGCCGGTCCTTCGGCAGGTGGCCGAGGAACTGGTGCGCCACCGGCTCGCGGACGAAGCCCGGGCCTTCCCAGAACAGGTCGAGTCGCGCGACCCCGGCCTGCGGGGCGACGAAGACGACGGAGATCGGCTGCACCCCGCCCGGCAGGTCGAGCGGCGCCCCGTCGACGGTCTTGGCGGCACCGTCTTCGAACGCGGCGAACGCCATCTGTCCGCCGACGGTGACGGTCGCCTTGCCGCCGACGGTCGCCGAGAAGCTGTACTTCCCAGCACGCGTGACGTTGACGAAGCCGGTCCAGGTGACGGTATCCAGCCCCTTCTGCCGCGGGTGGACCGCCTCGCCAGCCGCGAGCGACACGGCCGGCGCCGGGTCGAGGCGGACCAGCTTCTTGTCGGCGGCGTCGGTGTAGGTGGCGACGAGGCCGGGCTTCAGCTCGGACGGCTCGACGGCGCGGGCGGCGGGGGCGAGGGCCAGCAGCGCGACGGCAGCCAGGACGCGACGGGTCATCGGGAAGCAGCCCGGGACGGGGGGCGGGGTGGGAGGAGTTGATTATCCTAACCCCGCCCGCCGCCGCAAGAGGCGCCGCCGGTTCGCCCTTGCTTCCGCCCGCGCGGCGTGGTCTGCTTTTCCTGCCCTCCCCGGAGCCTTCCCCCATGCGATTCCTCCCCGCCGCCCTGCTCCTCACACTCCTGCCGACGCCGGCGTTCGCACAGCCGAAGGTCGATCCGTACGACCAGTCCGGCGTGCCGATCGAGGTCGAGCCGCCGGCCGACTTCAAGGGGAAGCGCGTCCTGCTCGTCGCCGGCCGCCCGAGCCACGGTCCCGGCGACCACGAGTTCTTCGCCGGCTGCGCCGTCCTGATGAACCTGCTCAAGCAGACCCCCGGCGTGTTCCCGATCCTGGCGAAGGACGGCTGGCCGAAGAACGAGAAGCTGCTGGACACGGCCGATTGCCTGGTCTTCTACATGGACGGCCGCGGCGGCCACCCGGTGGTTCAGGGGAACCACATGGACCTGATCCAGAAGCAGATCGACCGCGGCTGCGGGTGGGTGAACCTGCACTACGCGGTGGACTACCTGCCGCAGCACGGCAAGCGCGTGATCGGATGGATGGGCGGGTACTACGAGCCGGACTACTCGATCAACCCGCACTGGGACGCCGAGGTCCGCAGCCTGCCGACACACCCGATCACCCGCGGGGTTCGCCCGTTCACGCTCCGCGACGAGTGGTACTACGGGATGCGCTTCCCCGAGGACACGAAGGGGCTCACGCCGATCCTCCAAGCCGTGCCGCCGGACAACACGCGGAACACGGCGTACACGAAGGGCCGCAAGGGGCAGATCGAGACGATGGCGTGGGCCTACGACCGGGCCGACGGCGGCCGCGGGTTCGGCTTCACCGGCGGCCACTTCCACCGCAACTGGGCCGACGCCGACTTCCGCCGGCTGGTGGTGAACGCGGTGCTGTGGAGCGCGAAGGCGGACGTGCCGGTCGGTGGCGCCCCGGTGGCGTTCGACGCGGCCGACCTGAACCGCAACCTGGACCGCAAGGGGAAGGGCGAGTTCCGCCCGATCCTGCCGCCGGCGCGGAAGGACTGAGCGCGTCGCGGGCGGCCCACCCACGCGGGCCGCCCGCCATATACCAACCCCACCTCTCCCGCGTTCCCGACTCGCGCCCACGGACCACCCGATGCCCCCGCCCACCCCGCTCGCCTGGCGCGTCGCGCTCGGCGCCGGCGTCGCCGCCCTCGCCGCGGTCGCCTACACGTCGGCCGACGCCCTCCCGCCGCAGGCCCGGTCGGCGCTCGGCGTTGCCGCCTTCCTCGGGACGGTGTTCCTGCTGTCGGCCAACATCCGGGCGGTGAACCCGCGCGTCGTCCTCGCCGGGTTCGCCCTGCAACTCACCCTCGCCGCCCTCATCATCCACGCCGAGCCGGTCCGCGCCGCGTTCGACGGGGCCGGCCGGGTCGTCACCCTGTTCGTCGGGTTCAGCAAGGCCGGGGCCGGCCTGCTGTTCGGCCCGCTGGCCAGCGGCGAGGCGATGGGCAAGTCCTTCGGCCCGTCCGCCGGCGTGCCGTTCGCCATCATCCTGACCACCACCGTCATCTTCGTGTCCACCGTGTTCACGGTGCTGTACCACCTGCGGGTGCTGCAACTGGTGGTGTGGGTGTTCGCCCGCCTGATGGTGCTGGTGATGGGGCCGAAGGGCGTCAGCGGGGCCGAGAGCCTGTCGGCAGCAGCTAACGTGTTCATGGGGCAGACCGAGGCCCCGCTGATCGTCAAGCCGTACCTCGGGCGGATGACCAACTCGGAACTGCTGGCCATCATGATCGGCGGCATGGCCACGGTCGCCGGCGGGGTGATGGCGATCTACATCGAGATGGGCGCCGACGCCCGGGCCATCCTGGCGACGAGCGTGATGGCCGCCCCGTGCGGGC carries:
- a CDS encoding ThuA domain-containing protein, whose product is MRFLPAALLLTLLPTPAFAQPKVDPYDQSGVPIEVEPPADFKGKRVLLVAGRPSHGPGDHEFFAGCAVLMNLLKQTPGVFPILAKDGWPKNEKLLDTADCLVFYMDGRGGHPVVQGNHMDLIQKQIDRGCGWVNLHYAVDYLPQHGKRVIGWMGGYYEPDYSINPHWDAEVRSLPTHPITRGVRPFTLRDEWYYGMRFPEDTKGLTPILQAVPPDNTRNTAYTKGRKGQIETMAWAYDRADGGRGFGFTGGHFHRNWADADFRRLVVNAVLWSAKADVPVGGAPVAFDAADLNRNLDRKGKGEFRPILPPARKD
- a CDS encoding PA14 domain-containing protein gives rise to the protein MTRRVLAAVALLALAPAARAVEPSELKPGLVATYTDAADKKLVRLDPAPAVSLAAGEAVHPRQKGLDTVTWTGFVNVTRAGKYSFSATVGGKATVTVGGQMAFAAFEDGAAKTVDGAPLDLPGGVQPISVVFVAPQAGVARLDLFWEGPGFVREPVAHQFLGHLPKDRPAALAADLALEHGRFRFEELACVRCHKPAAGDVMAKGLADRAAPDLTAVGKRAHAGWLDSWLADPAKHRPNTAMPKMFPDTPEGAVERHAVLRYLVSLSGKALAPTKANPLDGGYKASMEKGRVLFHVTGCATCHPPALQKKEGRNDEEEKEPLQPADYVYGLGTTGPSGKYALGALGSKFTPETLAAYLQNPVAVNPSGRMPHMALSGEEAQNIARYLCRVVDDAVTTEMPAPPAGVMKTDDEWLELGKEVIVTRGCVNCHSVQSGGKVVEPAAAFPSLEKVKAAGLGKGCLSTAAAPGTPVYKLEPTEARDLGAFVKDGLVGAGSPAPSHATRVSLRRFNCLNCHSRDGEGGIPVELSELIRSMEKAENADDVRPPVLTGVGHKARTSWLRGVLLQGQRVRPWMQLRMPQYGDANVGKLPDTLALTEGTVPSDAVDSVPLSAEKITAGRAIVGKAGMGCISCHDIAGIPNTGTRGPDLATINQRVRFDWYERWLHQPLRMSPGTKMPQAFVDGKSLLATVHGGNAKLQAESVWAYLSLGQGLPLPDGMEPPKGLIVVVKDRPEIVRTFLPDAGTKSITVGYPGGVSVAFGADQARLAYAWAGNFLDASPVWNNRGGNPAKILGPRFWLAPPGHPWGLTANPAVPPDFAARANHPAFGAPYPLEPARIYDGPVAVRYEGFSLDKGGRPTFRYALAEGPKGVELKVAETPVPRTSGVGAGLERRFVIERPGGYQPWFLAGVATREPRAIGADGAALSLDWKAVEVKVPAVARLVLPADGDRAVVLGITDAPAGAEWRLVPRTGGGWNAILRLPADAGPLAFAVTVWGLPRDDEALLRALPR
- a CDS encoding NupC/NupG family nucleoside CNT transporter yields the protein MPPPTPLAWRVALGAGVAALAAVAYTSADALPPQARSALGVAAFLGTVFLLSANIRAVNPRVVLAGFALQLTLAALIIHAEPVRAAFDGAGRVVTLFVGFSKAGAGLLFGPLASGEAMGKSFGPSAGVPFAIILTTTVIFVSTVFTVLYHLRVLQLVVWVFARLMVLVMGPKGVSGAESLSAAANVFMGQTEAPLIVKPYLGRMTNSELLAIMIGGMATVAGGVMAIYIEMGADARAILATSVMAAPCGLYVAKILLPETGEPVTRGTVRVADEKAHANVMDAATAGASEGMKLALNIIAMIIAFLAVIAAVNYGLKQIHPAWSLEAAFAQLFAPVAALMGVTPADVPKVAELLGVKLVANEFLAFDLMTRNFGEGSANPMDKRSFVLATYALTGFANIGSIGIQLGGIGALAEERRGDLARLGLRALAGGFLATLINASVAGLLM